One window of the Candidatus Hydrogenedentota bacterium genome contains the following:
- a CDS encoding glutamate synthase subunit beta, translating to MPLPDKAKGFMTFTRELPEPRPAAERVGDYEEFANSLPAEALKQQAYRCMNCGVPFCHSGCPLGNQIPDFNDLAKDDDWEAALEILHSTNNFPEFTGRICPAPCESSCVLGINEPPVTIEMIEREIGDRGWANGWITPQPPAKRSGKRVAVVGSGPAGLAAAQQLNRAGHTVVVYERADEPGGLLLYGIPNFKLDKGVVRRRVEQIRAEGVTFKCGAEVGVNVPVAELAAYDAVLLAVGSTKPRTFEGMGVPGWDLKGIVPAMQFLTQQTKRVLGKPVEGEEISATGKKVVVIGGGDTGSDCVGTSLRQGCASLINIELFPKPPVSRTDDNPWPQWDFVLRTTSSHKEAPGGDCRDWCINTKSFEDDGSGRVCALNAVRVEWSAPDASGRRQMTEVPGSGMRIECDLVLLAMGFTQPETDGFAADLKIEIERNRFGQGIKAGADYAANGNGVFVAGDARRGQSLVVWAIHEGREAARAVDLYLMGYSDLPSSNSFGYETMRHGVAGA from the coding sequence ATGCCGTTGCCGGATAAAGCCAAGGGATTCATGACCTTCACGCGGGAACTGCCGGAGCCCCGCCCGGCTGCGGAGCGCGTCGGCGACTACGAAGAGTTCGCCAACTCGCTGCCGGCGGAGGCGCTGAAGCAACAGGCCTACCGCTGCATGAACTGCGGGGTGCCCTTCTGCCACAGCGGCTGCCCGCTGGGGAACCAGATACCGGACTTCAACGACCTGGCGAAGGACGACGACTGGGAGGCCGCCCTCGAAATCCTCCACTCAACGAACAACTTCCCCGAGTTCACGGGACGCATCTGCCCGGCACCCTGCGAGAGTTCTTGCGTGCTGGGGATCAACGAGCCGCCCGTGACCATCGAGATGATCGAGCGGGAAATCGGCGACCGGGGTTGGGCGAACGGATGGATCACCCCGCAGCCCCCGGCGAAGCGCAGCGGAAAGCGCGTGGCCGTGGTCGGCTCCGGCCCCGCCGGGCTCGCGGCGGCCCAGCAGTTGAACCGCGCCGGCCACACGGTGGTGGTCTATGAGCGCGCCGACGAGCCGGGCGGCCTGCTCCTGTACGGCATCCCGAACTTCAAGCTGGACAAGGGCGTTGTGCGCCGCCGGGTGGAGCAAATCCGCGCCGAGGGCGTCACCTTCAAGTGCGGCGCCGAGGTGGGCGTGAACGTGCCGGTGGCCGAGCTCGCCGCGTATGACGCGGTGCTCCTGGCGGTGGGCTCCACCAAGCCGCGCACCTTCGAGGGCATGGGCGTTCCCGGCTGGGACCTCAAGGGCATCGTTCCGGCCATGCAGTTCCTCACACAGCAGACCAAGCGCGTGCTGGGCAAGCCCGTCGAGGGGGAGGAAATCTCCGCCACGGGGAAGAAAGTCGTGGTCATCGGCGGCGGCGACACGGGCTCCGACTGCGTCGGCACCTCCCTCCGACAGGGCTGCGCCTCGCTGATTAACATCGAATTGTTCCCCAAGCCGCCCGTCTCCAGGACGGATGACAACCCATGGCCGCAGTGGGACTTCGTCCTGCGCACCACCTCCAGTCACAAGGAGGCCCCCGGCGGCGACTGCCGCGATTGGTGCATCAACACGAAGTCCTTCGAGGATGACGGTTCGGGCCGTGTCTGCGCCCTCAACGCCGTCCGGGTCGAGTGGTCTGCGCCGGACGCCTCGGGCCGCCGCCAGATGACCGAGGTCCCCGGCAGCGGGATGCGCATCGAATGCGACCTGGTGCTGCTGGCCATGGGCTTCACCCAGCCGGAGACCGACGGCTTCGCCGCCGACCTGAAGATCGAAATCGAACGGAACCGCTTCGGGCAGGGCATCAAGGCGGGCGCGGACTACGCCGCGAACGGCAACGGCGTCTTCGTGGCGGGCGATGCCCGAAGGGGCCAGTCCCTGGTGGTCTGGGCCATCCACGAGGGCCGCGAGGCCGCCCGTGCGGTGGACCTCTACCTCATGGGCTACTCCGACCTCCCCTCAAGCAACTCTTTCGGCTACGAGACCATGCGGCACGGCGTCGCGGGCGCCTGA
- a CDS encoding SUMF1/EgtB/PvdO family nonheme iron enzyme, with amino-acid sequence MRMTLRMLLFPLLAGVLLLGGGCRPGVPVAGFTAAPLTGVAPLTVQFTDTSRIEKADSIDAWAWDFGDGTSSEEQNPSHVYTTPGSYTVSLVVTTNKGKTNTATLADYIAVTAGPEGEGEGEGEGEGEGEGEGEGEGEGEGEGEGEPSLVSVPNVVGQTQANAEAAITGAGLTVGDITQESSATVPAGAVIAQNPEAGTEVAPGAAVSLTLSTGPPETPALSVTPARQFAGVGGGAVAFAVANTGVGTMNWSASVTVGGAWCRITSGMIGVNAGTVNVTVDPNPGPDPRTGEITVTAAGAAGSPVTVQVVQFGERDVVMLPGDVPLELSLIPADTFQMGSSAFEQGRTPAEGPVRTVTLTKDFYMGVVEVTQAQWLAVMGSWPGPPPAASEGLGGNYPAYNVSWNDAKNFVAALNGHIAATDQGPATVRLPSEAEWEHACRAGTQTRFFFGDSLGCSDAATDCAAGTLPGNRTDYMWFGANNSPDTTKPAGSLLPNHFGLYDMAGNVWEWCEDDWHDDYTAAPLDGRAWLGSPRGAQRVFRGGAWFNSARVCRSASRSPETPDHRIYSIGFRVVRTL; translated from the coding sequence ATGAGGATGACCCTGCGGATGTTGCTTTTCCCCCTGCTTGCGGGGGTTCTTCTATTGGGCGGCGGCTGCCGTCCCGGCGTGCCCGTGGCCGGATTCACCGCCGCTCCCCTGACGGGGGTCGCGCCGCTCACGGTGCAGTTCACGGACACGTCGCGGATAGAGAAGGCCGACAGCATTGACGCCTGGGCGTGGGATTTCGGGGACGGAACTTCCTCGGAGGAGCAGAACCCCTCTCATGTGTACACCACGCCGGGCAGTTACACCGTGTCCCTTGTGGTGACCACCAACAAGGGCAAAACCAACACGGCCACCCTGGCGGATTACATCGCCGTCACTGCGGGTCCTGAAGGGGAAGGCGAAGGAGAAGGCGAGGGAGAGGGGGAAGGTGAGGGCGAGGGTGAGGGCGAAGGCGAAGGAGAGGGCGAGGGGGAAGGCGAGCCTTCGCTGGTGTCCGTCCCCAATGTGGTCGGCCAGACCCAGGCGAACGCGGAGGCCGCCATCACCGGGGCGGGCCTGACCGTCGGCGACATCACACAAGAATCCAGCGCGACCGTTCCGGCGGGCGCGGTCATCGCACAGAATCCCGAGGCGGGCACAGAGGTCGCGCCCGGCGCGGCGGTGTCCCTGACCCTTTCCACCGGTCCGCCGGAAACACCGGCCCTTTCTGTCACCCCGGCGCGGCAGTTTGCGGGAGTCGGGGGGGGCGCCGTTGCCTTTGCCGTGGCCAACACGGGCGTGGGCACGATGAACTGGTCCGCCAGCGTCACGGTGGGCGGCGCCTGGTGCCGCATCACTTCGGGGATGATTGGCGTGAACGCCGGGACGGTGAATGTGACGGTGGACCCGAACCCCGGCCCGGACCCGCGCACCGGCGAAATCACGGTGACGGCGGCGGGCGCGGCGGGCAGTCCGGTCACGGTGCAGGTCGTGCAGTTTGGGGAGCGGGACGTGGTGATGCTCCCCGGAGATGTCCCCCTGGAGTTGAGCCTAATCCCCGCCGACACGTTCCAGATGGGCTCTTCGGCCTTCGAGCAGGGCCGGACCCCGGCCGAGGGGCCGGTACGCACGGTCACCCTCACCAAAGACTTTTACATGGGCGTTGTCGAGGTGACGCAGGCGCAGTGGCTGGCCGTGATGGGCTCCTGGCCCGGCCCGCCCCCCGCCGCCAGCGAGGGCCTCGGCGGGAATTACCCGGCGTACAATGTCTCGTGGAATGACGCGAAGAACTTTGTTGCGGCGTTGAACGGCCACATCGCCGCCACGGACCAGGGCCCCGCGACCGTGCGCCTGCCCTCGGAGGCGGAATGGGAGCACGCCTGCCGCGCGGGCACGCAGACCCGCTTTTTCTTCGGCGACTCCCTGGGATGCAGTGACGCCGCCACCGACTGCGCCGCCGGGACGCTGCCGGGGAACCGGACCGATTACATGTGGTTTGGCGCGAACAACTCGCCGGACACCACGAAACCGGCCGGCTCGCTGCTGCCGAACCACTTCGGACTGTATGACATGGCCGGAAATGTCTGGGAGTGGTGCGAGGATGACTGGCACGACGACTACACGGCGGCGCCCTTGGACGGACGCGCCTGGCTGGGCAGCCCCCGGGGCGCCCAGCGCGTGTTCCGGGGCGGCGCATGGTTCAATTCCGCGCGTGTATGCCGCTCCGCCTCCCGGTCACCCGAGACACCGGACCACCGGATATACAGCATCGGGTTCCGGGTGGTGCGCACCCTGTAA
- a CDS encoding GNAT family N-acetyltransferase, whose translation MITGTHTVIRTAEKDDAPRLLEAYRGPVLRATLLDQRREPVQPTRDELGEMLAAKEASRGLFYAVEDPEGRVLGFCGLRGVNQEAQFAEAMLLFTDTAAEAGPAGDEAAAFLLDQARGRLHLAKMMTTALDSETGLAELLARNSFVCEGAQRQAVYSGGRWHDLQTWTRFLDGSGGEND comes from the coding sequence ATGATAACCGGCACGCACACCGTCATCCGCACGGCGGAAAAGGACGACGCGCCGCGTCTGCTGGAGGCGTACCGGGGCCCCGTGCTACGCGCCACCCTGCTGGACCAGCGCCGCGAGCCGGTGCAGCCCACCCGGGATGAGCTCGGCGAGATGCTCGCCGCAAAGGAGGCCTCAAGGGGGCTGTTTTACGCCGTGGAGGACCCGGAGGGACGGGTGCTGGGCTTCTGCGGGCTGCGCGGGGTGAACCAGGAGGCGCAGTTCGCCGAGGCGATGCTGCTCTTCACGGATACGGCGGCCGAGGCGGGGCCCGCCGGGGACGAGGCGGCGGCCTTCCTGCTGGACCAGGCGCGCGGCCGCCTGCACCTCGCCAAGATGATGACCACGGCCCTGGACAGCGAGACGGGGCTGGCGGAATTGCTGGCCCGAAACAGTTTCGTCTGCGAGGGCGCCCAGCGCCAGGCCGTCTATTCGGGCGGGCGCTGGCATGATTTGCAGACCTGGACCCGGTTCCTGGACGGTTCCGGCGGGGAGAATGACTGA
- a CDS encoding GNAT family N-acetyltransferase: MTDMPYTSDTFIRRAERDDLDTVVGWMTEPEFQHFLYGDPAQSPRQVRERIVAMLGRAPGHAMPGGVYLLIDSRSAGPVGLASLQNISWRNRSCSLDVYIGKSHLRNRLVTAMSIFRVLQYAFDELNLNRVGAFIYAFNTASWRIFELAGAKRELVMRRQVLRDGELHDVYGYGLLRDEFEQLRRDRARATEGFSLEAMIAAMPADDGAGAAP, from the coding sequence ATGACTGACATGCCCTACACCTCGGACACCTTCATCCGGCGCGCGGAGCGGGACGACCTTGACACGGTGGTGGGGTGGATGACCGAGCCGGAGTTCCAGCATTTCCTCTATGGCGACCCGGCGCAGTCGCCCCGGCAGGTGCGCGAGCGCATCGTCGCCATGCTGGGCCGGGCGCCCGGCCACGCCATGCCCGGCGGGGTCTACCTCCTCATAGACTCGCGGAGCGCGGGTCCGGTCGGCCTGGCGTCGCTCCAGAACATAAGCTGGCGGAACCGGTCGTGCAGCCTGGATGTGTACATCGGCAAGTCGCACCTGCGCAACCGGCTTGTGACGGCCATGTCCATATTCCGCGTGCTCCAGTACGCCTTCGACGAGCTGAACCTGAACCGGGTCGGCGCGTTCATCTACGCCTTCAACACCGCCTCGTGGCGCATCTTTGAGCTGGCGGGCGCGAAACGCGAGCTGGTCATGCGCCGCCAGGTCCTCCGCGACGGGGAACTGCACGACGTCTACGGCTACGGCCTCCTCCGGGACGAGTTCGAGCAGCTCCGCCGCGACCGCGCCCGCGCGACGGAGGGCTTCTCGCTGGAGGCCATGATTGCCGCCATGCCCGCGGACGACGGCGCGGGGGCCGCGCCGTGA